A genome region from Anopheles stephensi strain Indian chromosome 2, UCI_ANSTEP_V1.0, whole genome shotgun sequence includes the following:
- the LOC118506396 gene encoding glutathione peroxidase-like yields MQSAPEKAKSIFEFTVTDLNGNEVSLDRYQGTVCLIVNFSTKDAAFEKVLGLLTPLVRKYHNDTRKDLNVLLFPCFQFGSKETADEIVRQFECSGPVGEIFAEIEVNGSKAPGLYRYLKAKKPGNCGGFINSNFTIFLTDRQGVPVERLNAGIHPYALEDMVENLLR; encoded by the exons ATGCAATCGGCACCGGAAAAGGCAAAATCAATCTTCGAATTTACCGTCACGGATCTGAACGGTAACGAGGTGTCGCTCGACCGCTACCAGGGCACGGTGTGCCTGATCGTGAACTTCTCCACCAAGGATGCTGCGTTCGAGAAGGTGTTGGGTCTTCTCACGCCGCTCGTCCGCAAGTATCACAACGACACCCGAAAAG ATTTGAACGTCCTCCTCTTCCCATGCTTCCAATTCGGCTCCAAAGAAACGGCGGACGAAATCGTACGGCAGTTCGAGTGCAGCGGTCCGGTCGGTGAGATTTTCGCCGAGATCGAG GTGAACGGTTCGAAAGCACCGGGACTGTATAGGTATCTGAAGGCGAAAAAGCCGGGCAACTGTGGCGGATTCATCAACAGCAACTTTACCATCTTTCTTACCGACCGGCAAGGCGTACCGGTGGAACGGTTGAACGCTGGCATTCATCCTTACGCGCTCGAGGACATGGTCGAGAATTTGTTACGCTGA
- the LOC118506395 gene encoding probable phospholipid hydroperoxide glutathione peroxidase isoform X2, with amino-acid sequence MSNFTTFRTLAAFGRNVFGRSQYCAVFPNQYGANRFYSQSTATHGSLDGTMEDYKNAKSVYDFTVKDSQGADVSLEKYRGKVLLIVNIASQCGLTKGNYAELTELSQKYADKDFKILSFPCNQFGGQMPEGDGEEMVCHLRSAKAEVGDVFAKIDVNGDGAHPLYKYLKHKQGGTLGDSIKWNFAKFLVNKDGQPVDRYAPTTSPSSIVKDIDKLLG; translated from the exons atgtcgAATTTCACAACTTTCCGTACGCTAGCTGCATTCGGACGAAACGTTTTCGGTCGCTCTCAGTATTGTGCAGTGTTTCCAAATCAA TACGGTGCGAATCGGTTCTACAGTCAGTCTACGGCAACACACGGATCGCTCGACGGCACGATGGAAGACTACAAGAACGCAAAGTCGGTGTATGACTTCACCGTAAAGGACTCGCAGGGGGCCGATGTTAGCCTGGAGAAGTACCGCGGCAAGGTGCTGCTCATCGTCAACATTGCCTCGCAGTGCGGCCTAACCAagggcaactatgccgagctgACGGAGCTATCGCAAAAGTACGCGGACAAGG ACTTTAAAATTCTTTCCTTCCCGTGCAATCAGTTCGGTGGCCAGATGCCGGAAGGTGATGGTGAGGAGATGGTGTGCCATTTACGTTCGGCCAAGGCAGAGGTTGGAGACGTTTTCGCTAAG ATCGATGTGAACGGTGATGGCGCACATCCGCTCTACAAGTATCTGAAGCACAAGCAGGGTGGCACGTTGGGTGATTCGATCAAGTGGAACTTTGCCAAATTTTTGGTCAACAAGGACGGACAGCCGGTGGATCGCTATGCACCAACGACCTCGCCCAGTAGCATTGTGAAGGACATTGATAAAttgctaggctag
- the LOC118506394 gene encoding mediator of RNA polymerase II transcription subunit 15-like, which translates to MWSKIFLATLLLGLTLAEKKNVTEQSVEPAAGAKEKRQTEHETRSVPLSLIANRRQQQQALHHQQQQQQQQEYYQSEEGSFYAAQPSAGQPSIAYKSPKAANSQEQPQYQELPPEYISLLHQLAEHQPKASALKQGKAVSQQYEPQSHAQHTKPNQVQYITEEEYAQLVKQAQQQGPAAAHHHHPHHQQQQAPQGLQAYGRPAAHGTPSASHKYRPSIQLLETGEEQQGSYGQQEAEQYRIQYKSIQQAGTVTPVPKPVSSFSFENELAKLVESNRPLAYHAVPHHPGRQHDSQHEAQRYGPTPSPQSHEYTYVPAGPAHGREHGGAPPSPKQSIKAQYIAPFAQGLPLSGPKISPAHLQVGPQKFVDSASPAQKYQFIAQPESGPSKAHHHHQQQQQQQQNQQHHHHHQAPAHQNQQYFAEVSPKQQAGTPSPKIQYYIPKEKNVQIYYQQQQQQQQQQQQQQQQTVIEQHSPQHPMKIVEAPQLQNEKPQKTVQSHHRSKPAEQQPQQQHRYAPREKQQDSIDPHAPSRSAIYVSQSTGVNQATAAATPAPSAHGHKIPPKIDRPLTQEEFQALVDAGYSVVPVPVPVPVPISQYQQQQAAHHHAAGHPGAPHPGPRGGPHPTPAAARQAAQASRYHLHQLATAENNPNQVVTYLRPLHLDPFSAGVRGPHKAAP; encoded by the exons ATGTGGTCCAAAATATTCCTAG CAACGCTCCTGCTAGGGTTGACGTTGGCCGAGAAGAAGAACGTAACGGAACAGTCGGTAGAGCCAGCGGCCGGTGCAAAGGAAAAGCGTCAGACGGAACATGAAACGCGCTCGGTTCCACTATCGCTAATTGCTAACcgtcgccagcagcagcaggcactccatcaccagcaacagcagcagcagcagcaggaataCTATCAAAGTGAAGAGGGTTCGTTCTATGCAGCACAGCCGAGCGCTGGTCAACCCTCGATCGCCTACAAGTCTCCCAAAGCAGCCAACTCGCAGGAACAACCACAGTACCAGGAG CTACCTCCCGAGTACATCAGTCTGCTGCATCAACTAGCCGAGCATCAGCCCAAGGCATCGGCGCTGAAACAAGGCAAGGCCGTCAGTCAGCAGTACGAGCCGCAAAGTCACGCTCAGCACACGAAACCCAACCAGGTCCAGTACATTACCGAGGAAGAGTATGCGCAGCTGGTAAAGCAAGCCCAACAGCAAGGTCCCGCcgcagctcatcatcatcatccgcatcatcagcagcaacaggcaCCGCAGGGCCTTCAGGCTTACGGAAGACCGGCCGCTCACGGTACCCCTTCAG CGTCCCACAAGTATCGCCCATCAATTCAGCTGCTAGAGACGGGCGAAGAGCAGCAGGGTTCGTACGGACAGCAGGAAGCCGAGCAGTACCGCATCCAGTACAAGAGCATCCAGCAGGCCGGCACCGTGACACCCGTCCCGAAGCCAGTTAGCTCCTTTTCCTTCGAAAACGAACTCGCTAAGTTGGTTGAGTCGAACCGTCCGCTAGCGTACCATGCGGTGCCCCATCATCCCGGTCGCCAGCACGACAGTCAGCACGAGGCTCAACGGTACGGTCCGACGCCGAGTCCTCAGTCGCACGAGTACACGTACGTCCCGGCAGGTCCGGCACACGGTCGCGAGCATGGTGGTGCTCCACCATCGCCCAAGCAATCGATCAAAGCGCAGTACATTGCTCCGTTCGCGCAAGGTTTGCCACTGTCTGGGCCGAAGATAAGTCCCGCCCATCTGCAGGTTGGACCGCAAAAGTTTGTCGATAGTGCTTCACCGGCCCAAAAGTATCAGTTCATTGCTCAACCGGAGTCCGGACCATCGAAAgcgcaccatcaccatcaacagcagcagcagcagcaacagaaccaacagcatcatcaccatcatcaggcACCGGCTCACCAGAACCAGCAGTACTTTGCTGAGGTATCGCCCAAACAGCAGGCAGGAACTCCGTCGCCAAAGATTCAGTACTACATCCCGAAGGAGAAGAACGTGCAGATCtactaccagcagcagcagcagcagcagcagcagcagcagcagcaacaacagcagacgGTGATCGAGCAGCATTCGCCCCAGCATCCGATGAAGATCGTCGAGGCACCGCAGCTGCAGAACGAGAAGCCTCAGAAAACGGTTCAATCGCACCACCGTTCGAAGCCTGccgagcagcagccgcagcagcaacatcgtTATGCACCTCGCGAAAAGCAACAGGATTCGATCGACCCACATGCTCCGTCCCGTTCCGCCATCTACGTTTCGCAGTCCACCGGAGTTAATCAAGCCACGGCCGCTGCCACACCAGCACCCTCCGCCCATGGACACAAGATTCCACCGAAAATTGATCGGCCACTGACGCAGGAAGAGTTTCAAGCGCTGGTCGATGCTGGATATTCGGTCGTCCCAGTTCCAGTGCCCGTCCCGGTGCCAATCTCTCagtatcagcagcaacaggccGCACACCACCATGCTGCAGGCCATCCGGGAGCACCACATCCAGGACCGCGCGGTGGACCACATCCTACACCGGCCGCCGCCCGACAGGCTGCCCAGGCATCTCGCTACCATCTGCACCAGCTAGCGACGGCAGAAAACAACCCCAATCAGGTGGTGACGTACCTGCGCCCGCTACATCTGGATCCGTTCTCGGCCGGTGTACGAGGACCGCATAAAGCGGCTCCGTGA
- the LOC118506395 gene encoding probable phospholipid hydroperoxide glutathione peroxidase isoform X1 — MSNFTTFRTLAAFGRNVFGRSQYCAVFPNQYGANRFYSQSTATHGSLDGTMEDYKNAKSVYDFTVKDSQGADVSLEKYRGKVLLIVNIASQCGLTKGNYAELTELSQKYADKDFKILSFPCNQFGGQMPEGDGEEMVCHLRSAKAEVGDVFAKIKVNGDEADPLYKYLKHKQGGILGDSIKWNFSKFLVNKDGQPVDRYAPTTSPKSIVKDIDKLLEA, encoded by the exons atgtcgAATTTCACAACTTTCCGTACGCTAGCTGCATTCGGACGAAACGTTTTCGGTCGCTCTCAGTATTGTGCAGTGTTTCCAAATCAA TACGGTGCGAATCGGTTCTACAGTCAGTCTACGGCAACACACGGATCGCTCGACGGCACGATGGAAGACTACAAGAACGCAAAGTCGGTGTATGACTTCACCGTAAAGGACTCGCAGGGGGCCGATGTTAGCCTGGAGAAGTACCGCGGCAAGGTGCTGCTCATCGTCAACATTGCCTCGCAGTGCGGCCTAACCAagggcaactatgccgagctgACGGAGCTATCGCAAAAGTACGCGGACAAGG ACTTTAAAATTCTTTCCTTCCCGTGCAATCAGTTCGGTGGCCAGATGCCGGAAGGTGATGGTGAGGAGATGGTGTGCCATTTACGTTCGGCCAAGGCAGAGGTTGGAGACGTTTTCGCTAAG ATCAAGGTGAACGGTGACGAAGCGGATCCGTTGTACAAGTACCTAAAGCACAAGCAGGGTGGCATTTTGGGTGATTCCATTAAGTGGAACTTCTCCAAGTTCCTGGTGAACAAGGACGGGCAGCCGGTGGATCGCTACGCACCGACCACGTCACCCAAGAGTATCGTTAAGGATATCGATAAGCTGTTGGAAGCGTAG
- the LOC118506395 gene encoding probable phospholipid hydroperoxide glutathione peroxidase isoform X3, whose product MVSAKSVLLSLAGALIAYGANRFYSQSTATHGSLDGTMEDYKNAKSVYDFTVKDSQGADVSLEKYRGKVLLIVNIASQCGLTKGNYAELTELSQKYADKDFKILSFPCNQFGGQMPEGDGEEMVCHLRSAKAEVGDVFAKIKVNGDEADPLYKYLKHKQGGILGDSIKWNFSKFLVNKDGQPVDRYAPTTSPKSIVKDIDKLLEA is encoded by the exons ATGGTTTCGGCGAAAAGTGTCCTTCTGTCCCTAGCGGGTGCATTAATAGCA TACGGTGCGAATCGGTTCTACAGTCAGTCTACGGCAACACACGGATCGCTCGACGGCACGATGGAAGACTACAAGAACGCAAAGTCGGTGTATGACTTCACCGTAAAGGACTCGCAGGGGGCCGATGTTAGCCTGGAGAAGTACCGCGGCAAGGTGCTGCTCATCGTCAACATTGCCTCGCAGTGCGGCCTAACCAagggcaactatgccgagctgACGGAGCTATCGCAAAAGTACGCGGACAAGG ACTTTAAAATTCTTTCCTTCCCGTGCAATCAGTTCGGTGGCCAGATGCCGGAAGGTGATGGTGAGGAGATGGTGTGCCATTTACGTTCGGCCAAGGCAGAGGTTGGAGACGTTTTCGCTAAG ATCAAGGTGAACGGTGACGAAGCGGATCCGTTGTACAAGTACCTAAAGCACAAGCAGGGTGGCATTTTGGGTGATTCCATTAAGTGGAACTTCTCCAAGTTCCTGGTGAACAAGGACGGGCAGCCGGTGGATCGCTACGCACCGACCACGTCACCCAAGAGTATCGTTAAGGATATCGATAAGCTGTTGGAAGCGTAG
- the LOC118506395 gene encoding probable phospholipid hydroperoxide glutathione peroxidase isoform X4 produces MVSAKSVLLSLAGALIAYGANRFYSQSTATHGSLDGTMEDYKNAKSVYDFTVKDSQGADVSLEKYRGKVLLIVNIASQCGLTKGNYAELTELSQKYADKDFKILSFPCNQFGGQMPEGDGEEMVCHLRSAKAEVGDVFAKIDVNGDGAHPLYKYLKHKQGGTLGDSIKWNFAKFLVNKDGQPVDRYAPTTSPSSIVKDIDKLLG; encoded by the exons ATGGTTTCGGCGAAAAGTGTCCTTCTGTCCCTAGCGGGTGCATTAATAGCA TACGGTGCGAATCGGTTCTACAGTCAGTCTACGGCAACACACGGATCGCTCGACGGCACGATGGAAGACTACAAGAACGCAAAGTCGGTGTATGACTTCACCGTAAAGGACTCGCAGGGGGCCGATGTTAGCCTGGAGAAGTACCGCGGCAAGGTGCTGCTCATCGTCAACATTGCCTCGCAGTGCGGCCTAACCAagggcaactatgccgagctgACGGAGCTATCGCAAAAGTACGCGGACAAGG ACTTTAAAATTCTTTCCTTCCCGTGCAATCAGTTCGGTGGCCAGATGCCGGAAGGTGATGGTGAGGAGATGGTGTGCCATTTACGTTCGGCCAAGGCAGAGGTTGGAGACGTTTTCGCTAAG ATCGATGTGAACGGTGATGGCGCACATCCGCTCTACAAGTATCTGAAGCACAAGCAGGGTGGCACGTTGGGTGATTCGATCAAGTGGAACTTTGCCAAATTTTTGGTCAACAAGGACGGACAGCCGGTGGATCGCTATGCACCAACGACCTCGCCCAGTAGCATTGTGAAGGACATTGATAAAttgctaggctag